The sequence below is a genomic window from Pangasianodon hypophthalmus isolate fPanHyp1 chromosome 27, fPanHyp1.pri, whole genome shotgun sequence.
ctttaatgtgttgcccagtcccatgttttggttgcctggaaaacTGAACAGGCTAAAAATTAGTAGCAAAGCTATTTAATGCCATAGCGTACAACAAGCTAGTTACctaattaagtgcattaatattaattcctAATTAAGGGAAACGAAAACATTTGCAATTTTTATTGTCTTCAAATTAAGTTTCTAAATCTGTTTGTCTCAAGTGTCCAGGCTACTGCTTATTCCATCTCTGATATATAGATAAGTCAAGCCTAGTACTTTCCATCAGCTGAGACTCAGTCAGATGAAAATCTTGCAGGGTGTTTTACTGTTCATAGCTCCGGTGTTTCtattaatctgtaaataaacacacagaaacgCACTCTGGACCGTtcacacctttaaaaaaaatccatgaaacCCATAACAGTACACTACGCAATAGTGACAAAGACTCTTTGCCctgtttgcttttgtttacatGCTGCATTGCCTTTGACCAATAGGTCAAAttttggcctaatttggaagtatgtttatggtcataacttcaGCTACTGTAGcgcaaattgctgaaaaagttaatgctggctatgatagaacggtgtcagaacacacagtgcatcgcagcttgctgcatatggggctgcgtagccccAGACCAGTCTGACCCCGACCATCCCCAAAAGTGcatacaatgggcatgtgagcatcagaactggaccatggcgctctggaagaaggtggcctggtctaatgaatcatgttttcttttacatcatgtggatggccaggtgtgtgtgagtcgcttacctggggcagagatggcatcaggatgcactatgggaagcaGCCAAGgaagtgtgatggtctgggcagtgttctgcagggaaactttgggtcctggcattcttGTAGATGTTACTtcgacatgtaccacctacctaaacattgttgtagaccaagtacagttttccctaatggcagtggcctctttcggcaggataatgcacctTGCCagactgcaaaaattgttctgGAATCATGTGAGGAACATgccaaagagttcaaggtgttgacttggcctccagattccccagatctcaatctgatcaaacatctgtggaatgtgctggacTAACAAGTCCGATCcgtggaggccccacctcgcaacatacaggacttaaaggatctgctgctaatgtcttagtgcctgataccacagcacaccttcagaggtctatACTTGTGGAATCTATGCCTTAATGGTTCAGacctgttttggcagcacaaaggggacctacacaatattagtcaGGTGGTTGTaacgttatggctgatcggtgtatgatCTCTAGAAACCATTCAAGTTCCATTTTGCTTGTGATTGCAGGTACCAGGTGATTTGCACACCGACTGACATATTTATGGTTATGGAATATGTGTCTGGGGGAGAGCTGTTTGACTACATTTGCAAAAATGGAAAGGTATGACTTTCTCACTTATGTGGGCCAGTGAGGgattaaaattgtatttttcaaAATCGTAAAAATCCTGCATATTTTTCACAATAATGCAAATATTTGAACAGTGCTGTATCTagaaattttaatataaacatgaaatcaatttattttaattttaatttttttttgaccacGTTAACCAATAAAAAAGCCCATAAAAAAGTCATGTGGTGTGACCGTGATATCGAAAATATATTGCCTTTACATGGATATAATATTTTGATGTTATTTGTAgtacagtgaaatgctttaaaaatgagtttgcactttgtttttttaaatacttgtaAGTAACATGTTAATTTGTATGTTTTAGGAGCAGACTGTCATGTGGTCATGAAATTTACAGATTAAATTTATCTTAAAAACccataaaatgtatgtaaaatgtataCCAAAAGGGTTTACTTCAGCATGTTATGTCAGTgattaatatttcagaaacagaacTTCAGTGTCTAATTTggaatttaatattattactgcCATAATTGGTTACCCCACATGACTATAATAACAATAGTTAttagagaaggaaagagaaagctAGAGAGCGAGAGCTGTGTGAATTGCCTGCGTCTGTGCCATGTCTGTACTAATAATGAAGCTGTGAGTTTAACCTTATGTCACTGTGGTTACATTTGTTTATAGGCAGCAAATTAGAACGGTAATTAAACTGACTGGAACTACCTGTGGTATATATGGTTTTAAATCACACCTTCCAGCCAGTCAGAATCGAGTATTTGGACAGACCatggtgtaaatatatatatatatatatatatatatatatatatatatatagatatatatatatatatatatatatatagatatatagataaataaacatatatatttctttaactACTTGATGATAATAggttaaattaagaaaattaattacataaaatttatTCAGCTCTGACAATGTTTAACAAAAGGTTGCACCACATGAAATTTGGTCACACCACATGATGTTTTAGAATTTATTCAAAATTTACAGGTAAGAGAATTGGCCACTTAGCAAAACAGGTTTTCTTACCACACAAGGCCATTATGAAATTAATTATTGAATTCTGCAGCTTTTAATAAACCACAATGTTCAGGGGCTTTTTGAGGTCATACCACATGATGGTCAGTTTTGGCAACAACACACCAGCGgcataaaatatgattattttccaacttTTAAAGAATGTTACTGACCTGTTATGTGTCCTCAGATGCTCTTCACAAGCTGCTGTATGATGCAACAACCGGTCtttgaaaactttttaaaataagtctTAAAATGGCCTTTTCTTTTTAGTTAcaccatattttttatttttgaggtttgaggaatatgacaatgagttcaagatgttgacttggccaccaaattccccagattccccagatctaAATTCCACTATCGTTGCATTACTGTTAaccaaagtggaaaaaaagagaaacatgtcGATAAAATAAGTTTAATCTAAAACAGTCAACTCAGACtctcattacaaaataaatcttggacaccactgaaaatcatgttaattataaatattaatacgGAAGTTATTCACAGtggatttattaatttttttaaaaacacacatatatatatatttttttggcaaaatttgTCCTGAATGGTTTTTGCTAATTAGCTATACTTTGCTAGCCGAGCTTCTATTCATGTTTGACCAGACCAGCAAATGCAGGTCATAACTACAGTATAGAGTGCTCTGTGGCATATTGACTCATTGTTGCAGCAAGTGCCACAACATTTCAGGTTATGTAATGATCTTTTCATGGCAAAACTCAGTGCTTGTGAATGTTGTGTTTTGCTCATCAGCTCGATGAGAAGGAGAGCCGACGTCTGTTCCAGCAGATAATTTCAGCAGTGGACTACTGCCACAGACACATGGTGGTACACCGAGACCTCAAGCCAGAGAATGTCCTTCTGGATGCTCATATGAACGCTAAAATCGCCGACTTTGGTTAGAAACAAAGCACGATATTTTTTATAGATATTAAACAATCTTGAATATTTACATTGGATTACTTTTAGCTACTACAGTTTTTCCTTCCCATTTActtttaacaatattaaaaactgATCAAACGCTCAATGCATATGTGTCACTTGTGTAGGATTGTCAAATATGATGTCGGACGGGGAGTTCTTGCGGACCAGTTGTGGCTCCCCTAATTACGCAGCTCCTGAAGTCATCTCAGGGAGGTAACGTCTTTTTTCTAATAACCCTTGTTCCTTGTCAACTATTTGCTccattctttttgtttctttttaaggtgaaagaaaacacaaaaaacacttaAAAGCCTGTCAGAAAATACATAAAAcctccttttgtgtgtgtgtgtgtatatatatatatatatatatatatatatatatatatatataatagagagagagagaataccactatgtagctttttatttttactttttatttgaaaatgaattaatcctAGGTTAAGGCAGTGCGATATTGCCAATTTAATGAAGGTAGTTTTACTCGGCTCTTCTTTCACTGGTCACTGATGGCATGGACGTTAACAGTTGAACTAGCAGCTACGCAGCAAATCTTGGATCTCCAACATTACCTCGAGTCATCAGGCAGGTTACTATGAAAGTATTTTCCGGACAAATTTCAAAAGCAATTGCATGTGCTCAGGCTGTATGCAGGACCTGAGGTGGATATCTGGAGCAGTGGAGTGATCCTGTATGCTCTGCTGTGTGGGACGCTGCCCTTTGATGATGACCATGTACCAACGCTCTTTAAGAAGATCTGTGATGGCATCTTCTTCACCCCACCGTACTTGAACCCTTCAGTTATCAGCCTTCTCAAGCACATGCTGCAGGTTGACCCCATGAAGAGAGCCACTATTAAAGAGATTCGGTGAgatctccctctttttcttaCACAGACCCAAATAAGTAtattcacacatgcacaaaacaaGCTTTGTCTTTGTTCATATGCAAATCAAACATTTTCTTCTCAAAATCCCTgagctttcttttatttaagaaGCTAGACATGATGTAGTACCTTGATCATCTCGATGCAACGGCTCATCTAATGTATAGTTGCGAAAAATTGTTTGGGAAGCCTCTAGTTGAGGCTGATGCATGTAGTACGTTCCCCTAGAAAATAAGAGtttacacacagtactgtgcaaaaatcttatAAATAAGTTTTAGTGAAGCTTTTCCTTGTCTGTtaaaatgtctacaaaaattaaaaattgaaaaacgTAAACAAACTGAGTGTAAACAGATGTAATGAGGTAACAGTTCATTACATAATTTTTACCATTATATGCTAAGTTAGCAGCATGTAGCTTAGCATCAAAAAAGACCAGAACACATGAAAACGTTCACGACACATGACATTGACATGGCATGACATTAATTATGGACAATTAAATATGGTGCACATGGAATTAAAATCTAGGAATTCGAACTTACCTTCTCGCATTATGTCGCATACGATGTTCTGGTCTTATCCAGCTCACCCGACATAGCTTTCAGTCGGGGGTACACAGGCTTTTGAGTCAGCAGGAAAACAGCGCCTTGTTTAAAAGTTACCAAAGTAACATGTCTGAGGAAGAACCAGTCAGATTTGTGACTGATTGTGAGGTGAAATGTTCAGTTTTGTTCGTTTATTGCATGTCTGTGTCCCCACGGAAGCTCACTATGAGCTTGTTCGCTACCGCTGGGCtgcagatgtgtttttttgcaTGCTGGAGTGGTGTTGTGTGTAACATTAGGTAatgcgttaaaaaaaaaaaaaaaaaaaaaaaaaagacataaaagagCGAACAATGACTGGTCTGAGTCGGCGTTTTCTTAGCCAGAATAAGGAAGAATGCGCTATATGGTGTCAGAAGTCTAGCTTGTCAGGAAGATTTATCGGCCAATAATTAGAAAATGGCACATATATTAGACAAGATATATCAGATATATATTGGTCGACCACTGtgatagttatttatttttttaacttctccATTATTAagtcaatacaaaaacattttactaattttaattattttttttccaacaaaaaaaattaaaagatgaaaaataaaaatgtttgtatgtgagTTAACTTTTCAGACAACAAACATAATTAAGGGTTCTGGGttttgtgtgcaaaaaaaaaaaaaagagacagtctccagaagaactttggcagattctccaagatgctcagtatgATTTaccttaccagctaatttccttataaaactgcagtcTACCTgagaattttctttctttctttctttctttctatgtatttattttacatatacatttatttaactttttttaaagcaaagggttcACATACCAAATATGGGCTTTGTtgagtttattaatgtttattaccttttatgtagaaatgtttattttctagGTGTAGGTGTACCTGAAGTGGACACTGAGTATAAATCACTCATAAATAATTCTGTTcttactaattaaaaaaaaaaaaaaaagaaaacattttggcACAGTTTTGAGGGCATGCATAAGCTAAAGTAGGCTCTagtttgtgtttctctttcttgttcttAGGGAGGATGAGTGGTTTAAACAGGACCTACCTAAGTATCTATTTCCAGAGGATGCTTCTTACAGTACCACCATGATTGATGAGGAagcactgaaggaggtgtgcgAGAAGTTTGAGTGTACAGAGGAGGAGGTGCTCAACTGCctttacaggtgtgtgtgtttaacatagGGACTGGAGAAATTGGTATAAAATCAGAAAAGCACACTCACTGAGAACTTTATTAAGagcactatactaatactgggtagggcctccctttgctctctaaacagcctcaattcttcatggcatggattccacaagatgttggaaacattcttttgagattctggtccgtGTTTAGaggattgcatcacacaattcctgcagatttttcaggtgcactttcatgctgtgaatctcccgttctaccacatcccaaaggtgttctattggattcagttTCGGTGAcagggaaggccactgaagaacactgaactcaccGTCAtcttcatgaaaccagtttgagataacttttgctttgtgacatgctgcattataatgctggaagtagccattagaagatgggtaaattgtgacCATGAAGGGATACACATGGTCAGCaataatactcaaataggctgtggcattcaagcaatgattgataTTAATGGGCCCAACGTGTGCCAAGacaacattccccacaccattacaccacctccaccagcctggactggaCACAAGGCAGGGTGggttcatggattcatgctggATGCTGTTGGTGCCCAAGTCTGATGctaccatctgtgtgcttcagcagaaatcgagattcatcagatcaggcttccattcttcaactgtccagttttggtgagcctgtgcccactgcagcctcagatttctgttcttagctgacagaagtggaacccgacatggtcttctgcccatctgcctcaaggttcgaagTGTTGTGAATTTGGGGATGCTTCTCTGCTCACCATAATTGTACCGAGTgtttatctgagttactgttgcCTTTTTCAACTCGaacaagtctggccattctccaatgacctctctcatcgacaaggcgtttccatccacagaactgctgctcacttgatgttttttctttattgcacaattctagagactgttgtgagtgaaaatcccaggagaacagcagttatagaaaaactCAGATCAGCTCATCTGGTACCAATAATCATGCCACAGtccctgagatcacatttttccccaatcTGATGGTTGAtctgaaaatgattttatgcattgcacttctgccacacgattggctaattgcatgaatgaggtGTTCTAATTGTGTGAATcacgtgttcctaataaagtgctaagTCAGTGTATATTAGATAAGTAAAATATAGATCGACAGCTAAATAGGCTCGTCCATCATTCTCTCAATTTTTGCTCTTGTTTTCTCTATAGTCGAAAAAACCAGGACCCTCTTGCAGTTGCCTACCATCTGATCATAGATAACCGGCGCATTATGAGTGAAGCCAAAGACTTCTACCTGGCCACAAGTCCCCCTGACTCCTTCCTTGATGATCTGCCTGCTCACCACTTTGCCAAGCCTCACCCGGAGCGAGTGCCATTCCTGGTGGCTGAAGCTCAACCACCGCGACCCCGTCATACTCTGGATGAACTCAACCCCCAAAAGTCCAAGCACCTGGGTGTCCGCCGTGCTAAGTGGCACTTGGGTATCCGCAGCCAGAGCCGGCCTAATGATATCATGAGTGAAGTATGCCGGGCCATGAAGCAGCTCGACTACGAGTGGAAGGTAAGGTGGAAATGGGGGCTGGGGGGTGGAGTCAGTAGAACATCCTCAGATTGTAAAAGGAAGGATAGGAAGATAAAAGTTGTTTCACGATTTCTATATATTATTTATCCATAATGGTTAACCAAAGAAGAGTAAGAAAAGCCCTTACAcaatttttcaatattttttaaccTTATTAccaaatctatttattatagCTTACCTTTCACTTATATTTCATGTTTCATAGCACTGCTTTGGGTTTTTACCTTTTTTCTGTATGCATTTACTGTTAGGACCCTGGACTTGTAAATTCAACATTATACTCATGAAAGATTTTGGAGAGTCAGACAACATGATCTAATCATTTTTGTAATGTCCAAGAATTTTGTTTGCATGGTTTTATTTTAGTAGAACAGTTTGCTGGTTGATTTTTGTGATGAATGAGATGGTCAAACTTTAAAACGGTGTGCTATTTCTGATCCAGGTATTCTCATTAGTTTTCAGTGCTTCTTTTAACAGCATGTGGCAGCAATCTTAGCAGGGTGACTGTTAACTGCTGTTTGACTAAGACTTGCTAGCACTCTTAATGAAtcagaacaaaacaaattttCAGAATGAACTCTTATGCCTTATATGACTCACGGTCTTCACATGTTCTATCTCATAACCTCCACATAACTTTAACTGAGACCAGCATTAAGTTTGCAAaacttatacactcactgtccactttaatagttaataaaatAGTTTGTGCCCCTGATCgtctcagattcttgttcttagctgacaggagtggaacctgatgtggtggtctgctgttgtagcccatccactacaaggtttgatgtgatgtgcattctgagatgcttttctgctcaccacagctgtaaagaatgcttatttgagttaataTAGACTTCCTGTAAGTGCAGGCCAGTCTGTtgattctcctctgacctctcttatcaacaaggtctttcagcctgcagacccacacacacacacacacaggatgttttattgttttttgcaccattctgtgtaaactttagagactgttgtgtgtggaaatcccaggagatcagcagtttctcaaatattcaaaccagcccatctgacaccacgGTTaaagagatcacactttttcttcatgctgatgtttggtgtgaacattacctgaagctcttgacttgcatctgcatgatttaatgccttgtgctgattggataactgcataaatgagcaggtttaGAGGTGATATTAAAGTgaacggtgagtgtatattttatatatgaaatGCCACACATCCTTAAGACAACAGGGATGAATCCTGAACTTTTTAACATTAGTACATTAACCTGATTGCAGTAGTCAGAATAAAGtggtattttaaaaatactggcATGAGAAATTGGATTATTTTGTGTGGTTCC
It includes:
- the prkaa1 gene encoding 5'-AMP-activated protein kinase catalytic subunit alpha-1 isoform X2; protein product: MVMEYVSGGELFDYICKNGKLDEKESRRLFQQIISAVDYCHRHMVVHRDLKPENVLLDAHMNAKIADFGLSNMMSDGEFLRTSCGSPNYAAPEVISGRLYAGPEVDIWSSGVILYALLCGTLPFDDDHVPTLFKKICDGIFFTPPYLNPSVISLLKHMLQVDPMKRATIKEIREDEWFKQDLPKYLFPEDASYSTTMIDEEALKEVCEKFECTEEEVLNCLYSRKNQDPLAVAYHLIIDNRRIMSEAKDFYLATSPPDSFLDDLPAHHFAKPHPERVPFLVAEAQPPRPRHTLDELNPQKSKHLGVRRAKWHLGIRSQSRPNDIMSEVCRAMKQLDYEWKVVNPYYLRVRRKNPVTGLQTKMSLQLYQVDSRTYLLDFRSIDDDILETKSGTATPHRSGSVGNYRTTLKNDKSERNGSEDGIKGEGSAPSTPPVGGAKQAEGSLASSLTSSVDSAGGETCPRPGSHTIEFFEMCANLIKLLAR
- the prkaa1 gene encoding 5'-AMP-activated protein kinase catalytic subunit alpha-1 isoform X1; protein product: MATDKHKHEGRVKIGHYILGDTLGVGTFGKVKVGQHELTKHQVAVKILNRQKIRSLDVVGKIRREIQNLKLFRHPHIIKLYQVICTPTDIFMVMEYVSGGELFDYICKNGKLDEKESRRLFQQIISAVDYCHRHMVVHRDLKPENVLLDAHMNAKIADFGLSNMMSDGEFLRTSCGSPNYAAPEVISGRLYAGPEVDIWSSGVILYALLCGTLPFDDDHVPTLFKKICDGIFFTPPYLNPSVISLLKHMLQVDPMKRATIKEIREDEWFKQDLPKYLFPEDASYSTTMIDEEALKEVCEKFECTEEEVLNCLYSRKNQDPLAVAYHLIIDNRRIMSEAKDFYLATSPPDSFLDDLPAHHFAKPHPERVPFLVAEAQPPRPRHTLDELNPQKSKHLGVRRAKWHLGIRSQSRPNDIMSEVCRAMKQLDYEWKVVNPYYLRVRRKNPVTGLQTKMSLQLYQVDSRTYLLDFRSIDDDILETKSGTATPHRSGSVGNYRTTLKNDKSERNGSEDGIKGEGSAPSTPPVGGAKQAEGSLASSLTSSVDSAGGETCPRPGSHTIEFFEMCANLIKLLAR